The Bacteroidota bacterium DNA segment GCTTATGCCTTTATGTTAAACCCTGAGGCATGTACAGGATGTACGCATTGTGCCACGGTTTGTCCTGATGGAGTAATTACCGTATATAGAACTAAAAAGGCATCTGCCTAGTATTATTAAAATTTTATTAAGACATGGCAGAAGTTAAATTAATGAAAGGAAACGAGGCGTTTGCCGAAGCAGCAATACGCGTCGGTGCCGATGCATATTTCGGATATCCTATTACCCCCCAATCAGAGGTAATAGAATACCTGATGACCGAACAACCACACTTGCGCACAGGGATGGTTGTGTTACAGGCCGAAAGTGAAATTGCAGCAATAAACATGGTTTACGGTGCTGCAGGAGCCGGAAAAAAAGTGTTAACCTCATCTTCAAGTCCCGGTATCAGCCTGAAACTTGAAGGAATTTCTTATATGGCCGGAGCAGAACTGCCGGCAGTTATCTTAAACGTTGTACGTGGAGGACCGGGTCTCGGTACAATTCAACCTTCTCAGGCCGATTATTTTCAGGCTGTAAAAGGTGGCGGACATGGCGATTATAAATTATTGGTATTAGCCCCGTCATCCGTTCAGGAAATGGCCGATTTTGTTGAAGATGCTTTTGAAATGGCATTTAAATACCGTAACCCTGTAATGATTTTATCCGATGGTGTTATTGGTCAAATGATGGAAAAAGTTATTTTTAAAGAACAAAAAGACCGCTGGACAGAAGAAGAAGTAAAAAGCCTCAATGGATCATGGGCCACAACAGGCAAAACTCCTGACAGGGAACGAAACATTATTACTTCTCTCGATCTGGATTCACACCGAATGGAAGATCATAACAAACTCCTTCAGTCTAAATACAAACGTATGGAAGATGAAGAGGTTAGATTTGAAGAGATTATGTGCGATGATGCCGAATACATCATGGTAGCCTATGGTTCAAGTGCCAGAATCGCTCAAAAAACTTTAAGCTTAGCGAGAGAAAAAGGTATTAAAGTTGGACTTTTAAGACCAATTACCCTTTTCCCTTATCCTACGAAGATAATCCGGGAATACA contains these protein-coding regions:
- a CDS encoding 3-methyl-2-oxobutanoate dehydrogenase subunit VorB; the encoded protein is MAEVKLMKGNEAFAEAAIRVGADAYFGYPITPQSEVIEYLMTEQPHLRTGMVVLQAESEIAAINMVYGAAGAGKKVLTSSSSPGISLKLEGISYMAGAELPAVILNVVRGGPGLGTIQPSQADYFQAVKGGGHGDYKLLVLAPSSVQEMADFVEDAFEMAFKYRNPVMILSDGVIGQMMEKVIFKEQKDRWTEEEVKSLNGSWATTGKTPDRERNIITSLDLDSHRMEDHNKLLQSKYKRMEDEEVRFEEIMCDDAEYIMVAYGSSARIAQKTLSLAREKGIKVGLLRPITLFPYPTKIIREYTDRGVKGFLSVEMSAGQMVEDVKLAVNGKAKVEHYGRNGGIIPTPAEVLEALENQIIEEVQWT